In the Hordeum vulgare subsp. vulgare chromosome 7H, MorexV3_pseudomolecules_assembly, whole genome shotgun sequence genome, one interval contains:
- the LOC123409685 gene encoding protein HEADING DATE 3A yields the protein MAGRDRDPLVVGRVVGDVLDPFVRTTNLRVTFGNRAVSNGCELKPSMVAQQPRVEVGGNEMRTFYTLVMVDPDAPSPSDPNLREYLHWLVTDIPGTTGASFGQEVMCYESPRPTMGIHRFVLVLFQQLGRQTVYAPGWRQNFNTRDFAELYNLGQPVAAVYFNCQREAGSGGRRMYN from the exons ATGGCCGGGAGGGACAGGGATCCGCTGGTTGTCGGCAGGGTTGTGGGGGACGTGCTGGACCCCTTCGTCCGAACCACCAACCTCAGGGTGACCTTCGGGAACAGGGCCGTGTCCAACGGCTGCGAGCTCAAGCCGTCCATGGTCGCCCAGCAGCCGAGGGTGGAGGTGGGCGGCAATGAGATGAGGACCTTCTACACGCTC GTGATGGTAGACCCAGATGCTCCAAGTCCTAGCGACCCCAACCTTAGAGAGTATCTCCACTG GTTGGTGACAGATATCCCGGGTACAACTGGGGCGTCGTTCGGGCAGGAGGTGATGTGCTACGAGAGCCCTCGTCCAACCATGGGGATCCACCGCTTCGTGCTCGTGCTCTTCCAGCAGCTGGGGCGGCAGACGGTGTACGCCCCCGGGTGGCGCCAGAACTTCAACACCAGGGACTTTGCCGAGCTCTACAACCTCGGCCAGCCCGTTGCCGCCGTCTACTTCAACTGCCAGCGCGAGGCCGGCTCCGGCGGCAGGAGGATGTACAATTGA